A DNA window from Niabella yanshanensis contains the following coding sequences:
- a CDS encoding S66 peptidase family protein → MIIKTPPYLQPGDTIGIVCPAGYMAFEKAAACVRVLQEEWGYKVKVGSTLGSKSENYFAGTDGERLNDFQSMLDDDEVQAVLCGRGGYGMGRIVDGVNFKKFKKKPKWVIGFSDITILHTHLYSNYHIASLHAPMAAAFNEEGYLNKYVLSLKDALEGKWAKYSCEPHELNRQGEAVGELVGGNLALLVNGIGTPSEIKTKGRILFIEDIGEQKYAIDRMMQQLKRSGKLKKLAGLIVGCFADTKDTERPFGATLQEIILDAVKEFDYPVCFEFPVSHNKENLALKIGVGYKLRVHPKKVTLDE, encoded by the coding sequence ATGATTATCAAAACACCTCCCTATTTACAACCGGGAGATACTATCGGGATTGTATGTCCGGCAGGCTACATGGCATTTGAGAAGGCTGCAGCGTGTGTGAGAGTGTTGCAGGAAGAATGGGGGTATAAGGTAAAAGTGGGCAGTACTTTGGGCAGTAAGTCGGAGAATTATTTTGCCGGAACAGATGGGGAACGATTGAATGATTTTCAGTCGATGTTGGATGATGATGAAGTGCAGGCTGTACTTTGCGGACGAGGTGGCTACGGAATGGGGCGAATTGTTGACGGGGTCAACTTTAAGAAATTTAAAAAGAAGCCCAAATGGGTAATAGGCTTTAGCGATATTACCATTTTGCATACTCATTTGTATTCGAATTATCATATCGCTTCACTGCATGCCCCTATGGCAGCTGCTTTTAACGAAGAAGGTTATTTAAATAAGTATGTCCTTTCTTTAAAGGACGCCCTTGAGGGGAAATGGGCAAAGTATTCTTGTGAACCGCATGAATTAAACCGACAGGGAGAAGCTGTAGGCGAATTAGTAGGTGGAAACCTTGCGCTACTTGTAAATGGAATTGGAACGCCTTCTGAAATTAAAACCAAAGGCCGGATACTTTTTATCGAGGATATTGGTGAGCAGAAATATGCTATCGACAGGATGATGCAGCAACTGAAAAGAAGCGGCAAGCTTAAGAAGCTTGCCGGCCTTATAGTAGGATGCTTTGCGGATACGAAGGATACAGAACGTCCTTTTGGCGCCACCCTCCAGGAGATCATTTTAGACGCGGTTAAGGAGTTTGACTATCCCGTATGTTTTGAATTTCCTGTTAGTCATAATAAAGAAAACTTAGCACTAAAAATCGGTGTGGGATACAAATTGCGGGTTCATCCAAAAAAAGTAACACTTGATGAATGA